One Anas acuta chromosome 32, bAnaAcu1.1, whole genome shotgun sequence DNA segment encodes these proteins:
- the LOC137846472 gene encoding ATPase family AAA domain-containing protein 2-like isoform X1, with the protein MSSTFAWHYYEKQKSSSCVLKKKKPYNFSLIQIRTSRVKRQKQDLKRVQRDQKKVGRSQGDAMQIDSAIGFENVGGLSEHIAALKEMVIFPLLYPEVFQRFNIQPPRGCLFYGPPGTGKTLVARALASEYSRSDRKISFFMRNASDCMRKYVGESERQLRVLFEQAYQMRPSIIFFDEIDGLAPVRSSKQDHIHRITEFLGWKRPQDHRVQPLT; encoded by the exons ATGTCTTCTACATTTGCTTGGCATTATTacgaaaaacaaaaatcttcgAGCTGcgtcttaaagaaaaagaagccctATAACTTCTCCTTAATTCAAATCAGGACTTCTCGAGTGAAACGTCAGAAACAGGACCTAAAGAGAGTTCAGAGGGATCAAAAGAAAGTTGGAAGAAGTCAGGGAGATGCAATGCAAATAGATAGTGCG ATTGGATTTGAGAACGTGGGTGGTCTTTCGGAACACATCGCAGCTTTGAAAGAGATGgtgatttttcccctcctgtatCCAGAAGTTTTTCAGCGGTTCAATATTCAGCCCCCAAG AGGCTGTCTATTTTATGGCCCCCCAGGTACAGGGAAAACACTAGTTGCTCGTGCACTTGCCAGTGAATATAGCCGAAGTGACaggaaaatatcattttttatgaGAAATGCTTCGGACTGCATGAGAAAATACGTGGGGGAATCAGAACGCCAACTTCGTGTGTTATTTGAACAG GCCTATCAGATGCGAccttcaattattttctttgacgAGATAGATGGTCTCGCTCCTGTGCGCTCCAGTAAACAAGACcacattcacagaatcacagaatttctaggttggaagagacctcaagatcatcgagtccaacctctgacctaa
- the LOC137846475 gene encoding maestro heat-like repeat family member 5 isoform X2, which yields MKFLRSIISVCRSAKNCGLWCGLDAFCKKYQLAEHIKVLLEEEPLDVLHTAVQQQAMLALGHLSYVNSVLEGKKKSILLACFSSVFLLPSHEHLECESRIYYLRVCSGRALGAPIPLG from the exons ATGAAGTTCCTAAGGAGCATCATCAGCGTGTGCAGAAGTGCCAAAAACTGCGGCCTGTGGTGCGGCCTCGATGCCTTCTGCAAGAAATACCAGCTGGCAGAGCATATTAAG gtgctgctggaagaggagCCCTTGGACGTTCTGCACACAGCGGTGCAGCAGCAAGCCATGCTTGCACTTGGCCACTTGAG ctaTGTCAACTCAGTGCTGGAGGGCAAGAAGAAGAGCATCCTGCTCGCCTGTTTCAGCAGTGTCTTCTTGCTGCCCTCACACGAGCATTTGGAGTGTGAGAGCCGCATCTACTACTTGAGGGTATGCTCTGGGAGAGCTCTTGGAGCACCCATCCCTCTGGGttga
- the LOC137846472 gene encoding ATPase family AAA domain-containing protein 2-like isoform X2 translates to MSSTFAWHYYEKQKSSSCVLKKKKPYNFSLIQIRTSRVKRQKQDLKRVQRDQKKVGRSQGDAMQIDSAIGFENVGGLSEHIAALKEMVIFPLLYPEVFQRFNIQPPRGCLFYGPPGTGKTLVARALASEYSRSDRKISFFMRNASDCMRKYVGESERQLRVLFEQFHCFNSSDAYGQHR, encoded by the exons ATGTCTTCTACATTTGCTTGGCATTATTacgaaaaacaaaaatcttcgAGCTGcgtcttaaagaaaaagaagccctATAACTTCTCCTTAATTCAAATCAGGACTTCTCGAGTGAAACGTCAGAAACAGGACCTAAAGAGAGTTCAGAGGGATCAAAAGAAAGTTGGAAGAAGTCAGGGAGATGCAATGCAAATAGATAGTGCG ATTGGATTTGAGAACGTGGGTGGTCTTTCGGAACACATCGCAGCTTTGAAAGAGATGgtgatttttcccctcctgtatCCAGAAGTTTTTCAGCGGTTCAATATTCAGCCCCCAAG AGGCTGTCTATTTTATGGCCCCCCAGGTACAGGGAAAACACTAGTTGCTCGTGCACTTGCCAGTGAATATAGCCGAAGTGACaggaaaatatcattttttatgaGAAATGCTTCGGACTGCATGAGAAAATACGTGGGGGAATCAGAACGCCAACTTCGTGTGTTATTTGAACAG ttCCATTGTTTCAACTCTTCTGACGCTTATGGACAGCATAGATAA
- the LOC137846475 gene encoding maestro heat-like repeat family member 5 isoform X1: MKFLRSIISVCRSARNCGLWCGLDAFCNKYQLAEHIKVLLEEEPLDVLHTAVQQQAMLALGHLSYVNSVLEGKKKSILLACFSSVFLLPSHEHLECESRIYYLRVCSGRALGAPIPLG; the protein is encoded by the exons ATGAAGTTCCTAAGGAGCATCATCAGCGTGTGCAGAAGTGCCAGAAACTGCGGCCTGTGGTGCGGCCTCGATGCCTTCTGCAACAAATACCAGCTGGCAGAGCATATTAAG gtgctgctggaagaggagCCCTTGGACGTTCTGCACACAGCGGTGCAGCAGCAAGCCATGCTTGCACTTGGCCACTTGAG ctaTGTCAACTCAGTGCTGGAGGGCAAGAAGAAGAGCATCCTGCTCGCCTGTTTCAGCAGTGTCTTCTTGCTGCCCTCACACGAGCATTTGGAGTGTGAGAGCCGCATCTACTACTTGAGGGTATGCTCTGGGAGAGCTCTTGGAGCACCCATCCCTCTGGGttga